ATCGCTCAGGGATCAGCAGCCTTTCTTCCAGTCTGGGCATGCCGAGCCTTCAGATGCTGCAGCCTTTCCTCCAGGCGGTGTGCGGCGTCCACGGTGTCCTCGAAGTCCCGCAGCAGGTTCTTGTTTCCAAACagtccctgctcctccctcagcctcaggctttctctctgcagcttgtCGCGGGTCCGCCTGATCCGGGTCAGGGCCTCCCTCCTGTCTGCCAGGGCGGCCTCCACCTCGGCCAGCTGGCGCCGCCTGGCCTGCGCCTCCCTCTGGCTGAAGTCCAGCTTAGCCTTCACGTTGGTGAGACGCTGAGACGGCAGAGCGGCGGGACACGTTCACTTCCGCATTCAGAGCGGGGTTTGTGAAACGGGACGGGTCCACCCACCTCCAGCGACGTGgccagcttcctctgcagcttgGAGTGCTCCTCGTGCTTCTCCATGTCCCTCTCCTGCTCCATCCTggcgagctgcagctgcttgaactgcagcagcagggggtccgccgccgtctcctccctgacggacagctcctcctccagcctgctgATCCTCGCCCTCAGCTTGTTGTTCCCCCGGCACAACTCGATCATCTGCCGGAGCTGCACATCCACCCCGGCCGCCACCGCCGGAGCCCCTCCTTCCCCCAGGAGTTGGCTGAGGGCTCGACGCTCACTTTCCACCTGggaagagatgaagaggaaaGTTTTTATCACCGCAAGTGTTGCCTTTCCTGATGCCGCTGCACAAAAGTGACATTACAATCGGTCTGACCTACTGACTTCATATTCATGTCACATCTACCCAGCTCACTGCTCACTCTGCACAGCATGTGTAGAGTCTTTGTACTGCTCTGCCCCGCAGAGATAAGGGGTCATTTCCAGCCCCCCAGTGCTGTGTCTTCACATTTAAACACTTAGAAAGCAATAGATATCAGTTTTCAAACAGTTTGGATGCATTTCTTGTTGCAGTTGCAAATAAAACGTTCATAAATCTTTACATATGGACGCATGGATGCAGCAGCATTTATTTACCAGCcactgcagctgaaactgtAGTTCCAAGCTAGAAGCTCGCTACCACAGTCTGCTGCTTTACATCCAAACCTAATAGCCTGCAGTGATCTTTGTGCCAATCTCCTCATGATGACCGGAAAATAAATGCTACCAACAAGTTTCATGAAGGTCTACAACCAATCCCAGCATAAACATACAACCATACAAAAAAATCTGCCTCCTGACCCATCAGTGTGTCTATGGTAGTGCACCAGTGTACCTTAAAGAACTTCTCTCTCTACATGACCCGACCAGACGCCTCCGCTCCGCCAACATCAATTTGCTGAAGGTccccaaaaccaaactgtgttccatgggggacagggcttttcaggctgcagcaccccgACTGTGGAATGCCCTACCTGTCCACCTGAGGGCACCACAGTCGGTGGACTCATTTAAATCTTGCCTgaaaacgtttttgtttttgaaagcttttgaatgattttactgttttctgttgcattttatgagtgtaagtatgagtgtttttaatgatttagcctgtatttgttacttttaatcgtcactgttgttttaaattccattgtagcactttgagatttgttttacaaatgtaaagtgcatgacaaataaaattcattattattattattattaacctCAGTGCAGTCTAATCAGTCTACAAACCTTCAATCTTGATGCATTCTGGCATTCATTCAACCATTTTTTACtaaacatgtttatttcattgGACATTATTAACATATTGAGACAAACAAGCTGATATCACTATGATGTTGATTGGATTATGAAGCCTTTCAGCCTCTTGAGAGATAAAGACCCAATCATTCTCTCTGAGTGAATCAAATGTTGATCTTTGTGTGTATTGTTCCCTTTGTTTAGCTCAGTGATTAGTTCATCCTTTGTCTCCTTTCCCTTTCATGTTTGTAAAGACTCTCAGACATCCAGCATATCAACTAATTATCTTGAATGCTATTGTATTTGCTTGAGATTTTGAAGATGAGAGTGGTTGAAACCAtcctgttgttatttttgtggtttattacaaaaacagcgTCAACATGTTGGGTCAGCATGAAAAACTAACGCTATATTGTTTTATCGTTTCTGCCACTTCTATGTAAACAGTCCTCTGCTTTTTGCAGGGTTTAGagtaaaatatttgaaatccGACAAAACCTCGTTGAGCTTTTCCTCCAGCTGGTCCACTCTGGACTGGATCTGCTGCTTCAGGTCGGCCTGGATCTTCATGCTCTTCTGAAACTCTCCCAGCAGCTCTTCATAGCTCTCCTCCCCCGGCGGCCTGTCAACGCCTGCTCTGTCGCTGAGGTGCTGGGGAAGCTTGGCCCTCAGCTGGAGGTTCCTCTGGGTggccttctctctctgctcctggagCTCCCGGTACACACGCATTAGGTCTTCATGCTCGAGTTTGCCTTTCTCCCGacgctccttctcctcttcctccccagCGGGACCGTGGACGCTGCTGTCCGGGCTGTCAAGGTGCAGTTTGGGTTGTTCTTCTTCACTCGTTTCAACACTTTCTGTGTTCTCTGACGGCTGTTTCGCcgcttcttctctttctgtctcgtTCTCCATcgtttaaattattaaaaaaaacaagctattTCACTATTTGCCTGCTTTAAAATAACAGTATATGGTGTATACTGTGGTTGCCCCGGTAACAGCACACGGGCCAATCACCGCGCGCCCCTGGCCCGGGCTCCTGAATATTAATGAGCGGCCAGCGCGCATGCGCAGCCTCCGACAACAAGAAGCAGGAGCCAGGCAAGATGGCCGACCTGGGGAAGAAGTACTGCGTGAACTGCCTCGCGGATGTTACCAACCTGCGGCTCCGCTGCACCGAGTGCCCCGACATCGAGCTGTGCCCGGAGTGCTTCTCAGCGGGCGCGGAGATCGGGAACCACCGCAGGTGGCACGGCTACCAGCAGGTCGACGGCGGCCGGTTCTCCCTCTGGGGTCCCGAGGCGGAGGGAGGATGGaccagcagggaggagcagtcgCTGCTCGATGCCATCGAGCAGTATGGATTTGGAAACTGGGTacctcactttttttctttttcaaacttaTTCTAACAACACGCAAAAGTCACTGAAACTTCACACACGCTCACGGGAGGTGGTAGTTTTTAATGCACTTGAAGTGCACGCACGCGAAGTTTGAAAGTAGTGAAAGATAGAACAGGTCTGACAGAGAAATGATCCAGTCAGTGAATAGATCAGCCTCAAGTAATACTGGAACTTTGAATTACAAAGTATGACACATAATCCCtaaattttgaaaatatgttaaattattttcttaaagatgtttttcctctgtcaaacatatggcccacGGGCCAAACTGGGCCTCTCAGTGCTCCATGTTGGGCCACAGgctgctttttctctttcattcactgGAGGTCCGGTTGATTTAGTAAAAGTAGTGAGCCGagagatcagtgatgctgcGGTGGAGGTAGTGTGGCCCTAAACCATGGCTGATCTGCAATGATGTTTATTTGCTCCTGATATTCAGCCCTAATGAATGATAAATATCATATAAAACCATACCAGCAAGCTATTTAGTGTAAGAAATCAATTGATGCGTGGCCAGTTTGGATCATGTGACAGTTATAGAAGGTTTGATAATTTTTATAATAAtgattaatttaatttcaaAGCACCTTTGAAGACAGTCAAGGTTGCTGTACAAAGTtaaaacaacagctaaacaaaaacagcagagtTAAAGAGATCGAGAGGATCAGGGTGGAAAGACTGCGCTTTGAGCCTGGACttgaagagaggcagagagtCGGTGTGTGAGAGTTTCAGGATATTTTTACATATGGCTGAGTGATGCAATGAATTTTAAGATTTTCCAACAGTTTTcccaaaaatactttttttccccagtttttttttaaaagcattcaCGTGTTTATTTTGTGCATCTGCTGGTCAATGAAActgtctgtgttgcagtttgtcAGTGACTTTGACCCAGAACTGCGATTGTGGAAAAACTTTGTTGAGAAAAGAAATGTATCAAGTTTATATCATATATTGTCACTTTGAGGAAAAAATATTGAGATGACTTTTGCACAGCCATACGCCAAATACAAcgcagtcacttcctgtttgtgtgtggttcCAGGAGGACATGGCGGCTCACGTCGGGGCGTCTCGAACTCCCCAGGAAGTGATGGAGCACTACGTCACCATGTACATCCACGGCAACCTGGGTAAGGCCTGCATCCCGGACAGCATCCCCAACCGGGTGACGGACCACACCTGCCCGAGCGGCGGCCCGCTGTCGCCCAGCCTCACCACGCCGCTCCCGCCGCTGGACATCAGCctggcggagcagcagcagctgggctACATGCCGCTGCGCGACGACTACGAGATCGAGTACGACCAGGACGCGGAGAAGCTCATCAGCGGGCTGTCGGTCAACTACGACGACGAGGACGTGGAGATCGAGATGAAGCGGGCGCACGTGGACATGTACGTGCGCAAGCTCAGGGAACGCCAGCGGCGCAAGAACATCGCCCGGGACTACAACCTGGTGCCGGCGTTCCTCGGCCGGGACAAGAAGGACAAGGAGAAGGACAAGCCGGGGGCGCTGGGCGTCGTCGGCGCGGCgggcggggtgggggcggcgggggcCGGAGGGGCCGCCGTCGGACCGggggcgacggcggcggcgccggggtcGGGTCCCGTCCCGAGCACGCCGAAACGGAAGATCAccaaggaggagaaggagcagcgGGTGCGGCTGCGCGGCCTCTGCCAGTTCATGGCCCACCGCGAGTTCGAGGACTTCTTCGAGAACATGCACAAGGAGCGGCTGCTGAGGGCCAAGGTGCGCGAGCTGCAGCGGTACCGCCGCAACGGCATCATGCGCCTGGAGGAGTCGGCCGAGTACGAGGCGGCGCGCCACAAGCGGGAGAAGCGCAAGGAGAACAAAAGCGTGGTGACGTCGAAGCGCGGCGGctcgggcggcggcggcctcggcGCCGGGATGGGGCtcgggggcggcgccggcggagggggcggggtcccGGGGGCGCTGGGGGTCGGCGGCGGGATcaaagaggaggggaaggaCGGCGAGTTCGCCGCCATCGAGAACCTGACGGGCTTCGAGCTGCTGTCGGACCGGGAGAAGGTGCTGTGCAGCTCGCTGAACCTGAGCCCGGCGCGCTACCTCACCGTCAAGACCATCATCATCAAGGACCACCTGCAGAAGCGGCAGGGCATCCCGGCCAAGAGCCGGCTGCCCAGCTACCTGGACAAGGTCCTCAAGAAGCGCATCCTCACCTTCCTCACCGAGAGCGGCTGGATCTCCCGAGACGCCTCCTAGCAGGAGGCCGGCGTCCGGACTGAACTGCTGCTTTTCCAGGAGCCGCCTTGTGAATATGTAAATCACAAAAACCAAACCTGAACCGGtatattttcacactgaaaccaAGCCTGTATTTTTGCATTCGGGAAGCGACGCGGACGGAAAGACGCGCTTctttttcatgacattttcacCGAACGCAGGGGAAAAAGAAGGGAGAGTTTCCAGAAGTAGGTTTCTTAGTAACCGTTGTTGGAtctttaaagtgttttcaagGCTTTCTTTGCACTCAAGCTGTCAACGTCGGCTTCAATAAACCCAAAACCACAGAGGAAAAGGTGATCATACCAACATGGCAGGTTGGTTTAACCATGACTTGAACCCTTGGTGGAGGATCAGCGGGCTGTTGAGGTACTCCATGGTGatgatctgtgtttttttttttttcatgagctgGTTCAAGTCTCTGTTTGGGAAACGTTCTTCCGAAAGATGTTGTGGTTGAATCAACACTCTTAAAACTCCTGAGCTGGTTTCCATGAGTTTTACAGTTTCCTTTCCAAGTAATAATTGATTTGCCCATTTTACAGCCTACTGCTTCCCGTTGcgctcagtgttttcagctctcgCTAATAAGAACGAGGAAGTTCCTTCAACACGAGGCTAGCTACAAGTAGCTTTTCGACCGAGCTGTTTTTCAGCCCAAAACTTCTCATAAATGCAGTTTGCACCCAATTTTGGCAACAATTTTGTCAAAGACAAAAATTCCAACCAACAACCGACTGAGACCACAATGCAATTCTGCTGAATTCTCCTCAAAATGTTGAGAGTTTGACTGATTTTAAGTGGCAAATCCTTTGAGGGAAAATACCccaaatatgtatttttttggaTTTGGTGAGTCTTGTAATGGATTATTGAACATCTTGAGAGATGTGCTTCTATTTAATAGAAAGATCTAAGTGAATGAATTAGAAATTCGCTGAATTTAGTCTCGTTCTGTTGAAATGACTTCGGGTTACTGAGTTTTTGGGGTTAATTTCAGGTAATCTCGCCCGAAATGCGGAGAGATCAGTTTTTCCAGGATGTCAACAAACGAAACTTACTCATGAAGTTAAAGAttcataacataaaaaaaaatgtgagaattGGTTGAGAATGAAAAATCATTCATCATTTCTGCTTtgatattttgtattttcacagcATTACCGACCCGTGCTAATGGCTAACGCTGACTCATCGGGGATTAAAAACGAGCattatatttatgtatttcagattaaatcagatttttttaggTTAAACAGAGCTCCAGGTCTGAATATGGGTTGTGTTTCGGTCTGCTGCTGTCTCCCAGTTGAAGATCTTTGATATTTTCTTGTCTTCTTGTTCTGCATGTGTGACCAAACCCCTGCAGGTCGACCCGTATCACTGTAAATGTTTCCCAGTGGGAAAAGTATTTTTCTAACAGAGTTTTGCTTCCTTTACGTCACTGAATGTAAATAATTTTTGTAAGAtacatcaaaaaagaaaaagtacaaTTGCCGACCTGTGAAATGTATAGCGTTTTATGTCATTGTGAcatttttatagcttttttttaatgaaaaaggagaaaaaagagtTTTTGAACAGCGTTTTCTAAGACTGTGGTTGTTGTGGTGGCATGCCGTGGAACCGTCTTCGATCTGGTTTTGCTGTTTGGTTCCTTCGCTGTTGCACTTGACGAGGTAATAAAAGTGCAAATACTTCATAATCCTCAGTggtctctgtttctttttcccgCTTTGACACTAAAATGAAATGGAACATGTTAACAACAGCATGCTGATAGTACTGGGAGCATAGGAAAATGAAgcaatttttaaaataaaagttaacGCAGCTTGGTGTTTGAGGACCCCTGCACTAAATGAAGGAAATCTATTTATTGGAaagcttaaaataaaataaaaaaaaaaaaaaactgttatatTCTTGGGTGAGAAAAGTGTGAGCTGAGTAAGCAGCAGAGGATTTAACCTTCTGCTTGGTGAAGGTTTCTCCTCAGCTGTCCTTGGTCATGTGCACACATGAACACATAGACTTATATGAGTAGACACAGACATGAATAACTAGATTCTTCTCTGGCTGCTCCAACCAGCTGAAGCTGATCAGGCTCcaccgccgccatcttggatgggtctcTGCTTCTCCACTGCATTCATTCTCGGACGGAGAAAgtttacacaaacaaaacagtgtaGCAGTTTATTacgttttcatttgattttcacacagtttagTTTGAGACGGGAACTGGACACGTGCTTATGATCCAGAAAGTTTCTGCAAGTTAAAGATGTGACTTTAAACTAGTTGCTTTTGTGTGTGAGACCCAAAAAGTATGAAAATGGAACAGGTAggtgtataattaaaaaaaaaaaaaaaaaaaaagtccgtCCAGcttgactctacattttctacAGTCAtaatttgctgtcattgtgattttaaaaaggTGGGACaataattaaatattaaaataaatgtaaagaaattcacattttatataGTAGGTATTTGTATCTTCATGTCAGAgttttaaggaaaaaaatatagtaaatattaaataacataTTTACTCGAGGGcttgacagtaaaaaaaataagagcagAGTTGCAGAATTTGAAGAATCCGCGACTTACGTATTAAATTTACACTGAAGGACACGCTgatcctcatccaagatggcggctgaGGCGTCAGCGGTCATGTGATATTCTCCACGCACGCCTGAAACGAACTGCATTGTTGCGTCACACCGGTGCCTCTCACCTGATTGGTCGCCGGTGGGCGGGGTTCCCTGTTCTCTTCTCTGATTGGGTGAAGACGCGCGGCCGCAGCCATCAGGATAGTCCGTCCCGTCAGCGTGTGTTACGAGGAGAAGGCTTCTGGAAAAAATGGCGAGCTGGTGCGTGCGAGCGGTGCGGCAGAGCTGCTCTCTCCTGGCGTCTCCCGCGGTGATCCGGTGAGCGGTGTTTGATGaaatatgt
The nucleotide sequence above comes from Salarias fasciatus chromosome 3, fSalaFa1.1, whole genome shotgun sequence. Encoded proteins:
- the tada2b gene encoding transcriptional adapter 2-beta, whose amino-acid sequence is MADLGKKYCVNCLADVTNLRLRCTECPDIELCPECFSAGAEIGNHRRWHGYQQVDGGRFSLWGPEAEGGWTSREEQSLLDAIEQYGFGNWEDMAAHVGASRTPQEVMEHYVTMYIHGNLGKACIPDSIPNRVTDHTCPSGGPLSPSLTTPLPPLDISLAEQQQLGYMPLRDDYEIEYDQDAEKLISGLSVNYDDEDVEIEMKRAHVDMYVRKLRERQRRKNIARDYNLVPAFLGRDKKDKEKDKPGALGVVGAAGGVGAAGAGGAAVGPGATAAAPGSGPVPSTPKRKITKEEKEQRVRLRGLCQFMAHREFEDFFENMHKERLLRAKVRELQRYRRNGIMRLEESAEYEAARHKREKRKENKSVVTSKRGGSGGGGLGAGMGLGGGAGGGGGVPGALGVGGGIKEEGKDGEFAAIENLTGFELLSDREKVLCSSLNLSPARYLTVKTIIIKDHLQKRQGIPAKSRLPSYLDKVLKKRILTFLTESGWISRDAS
- the cfap184 gene encoding cilia- and flagella-associated protein 184, which gives rise to MIELCRGNNKLRARISRLEEELSVREETAADPLLLQFKQLQLARMEQERDMEKHEEHSKLQRKLATSLERLTNVKAKLDFSQREAQARRRQLAEVEAALADRREALTRIRRTRDKLQRESLRLREEQGLFGNKNLLRDFEDTVDAAHRLEERLQHLKARHAQTGRKAADP